TTGCGGCGTTGGCGTAGTGCTTGACCGCGCCGCCGACGTCGACCAGGTTGCCGCCGCTGCGCATCCACGCGAGGAACCCGACCTGCCCCTTCTTCGTGTAGGCCGAGTCGGTGAACCGGAAGAGGCTCATCATCATCACGTCGCGGATCATGTAGGGCGCGAAGTCGCCGAAGAGGATCGACTTGGCGCTCGCCGCCATCACCGGCATGTGCTGGTTGATGGCGATGCGCACGCCCAGCAGCGTGTCGGGCATCGCGCCGTTCAGATCGTAGCCGGGCAAGAAGATCGGGCGCCCCTGGTCGTCCTTGAGCTTGCGCGCGACCTTGAGCGTCGAGTCGGCCATCATCCAGCGCAGGTTGCCCGACTCCCGGTAAGCCGGGTCAACCGAATGGTAGAGGTCGATGAAGTCGTCGTAGATCACCGTCGCGGTCTGCCCGCTCGCGCCGGTCTTGCCCAGGCTCGACGCGGTCACGATGCCGTTCGGCTGGCTCGATCCGGTGCCCGTGGTGAAGTGCCTGTTCGTGATCCGGCCCAGACGCGTGGCCAGCCGCTGCCGCACGAACGCCTCGACATCGGCCGACGAGTCCTGCAGCAGCTCGAACGGGACCGCGACGACCTTGGACGAGTACTTGTAGACCGGCACCGACTTCACGCCGAAGTCGACGTCGGCATCGGTCGCGCTGCCGTTCTCCGCGACGATCTCGCCCTCCTCCGACGTGCCGTCCGAGGTCGGGAAGTTCATCGTACCGCCGACCATCGTCGGCAGCACCGTCGCGACCGCGCGCATGCCGCCGTAGGCTTTGAGCGCGTCGATGATCGTCGACGCCACCTGCTCGGGCACGAGATACCCGCCCTCGCCGTCGGTCGTCGTCGACATCGTGGCGCGGATCGCCTGCCACTCGGCGGCATTCAGCGCGTCGTCACCGCGCCGCAGCCATTTCGCGAACAGCGCGCGCGCCTGCTCCTTCGCCGCGTC
The genomic region above belongs to Deltaproteobacteria bacterium and contains:
- a CDS encoding phage major capsid protein codes for the protein MKTMQQLRAERAEVAEKIRTLMADRDGSDGKPWRPEDQAAYDAGMADLERVEGEQKRLSEYLERVAQNSVDTSLAESFERRLTGGPAPDAAKEQARALFAKWLRRGDDALNAAEWQAIRATMSTTTDGEGGYLVPEQVASTIIDALKAYGGMRAVATVLPTMVGGTMNFPTSDGTSEEGEIVAENGSATDADVDFGVKSVPVYKYSSKVVAVPFELLQDSSADVEAFVRQRLATRLGRITNRHFTTGTGSSQPNGIVTASSLGKTGASGQTATVIYDDFIDLYHSVDPAYRESGNLRWMMADSTLKVARKLKDDQGRPIFLPGYDLNGAMPDTLLGVRIAINQHMPVMAASAKSILFGDFAPYMIRDVMMMSLFRFTDSAYTKKGQVGFLAWMRSGGNLVDVGGAVKHYANAAS